A single window of Sporosarcina sp. FSL W7-1349 DNA harbors:
- a CDS encoding DUF2188 domain-containing protein: protein MADNKKRDQEDYFEDRAGTADARFHVVSHDEEGWAVKREGETTPVCTSGSRDEAIEEAKRLAKDAGTIAYLHGDDGRIKEQLEYGND, encoded by the coding sequence ATGGCAGACAACAAGAAGCGCGATCAAGAAGATTATTTTGAAGACCGTGCTGGCACGGCGGATGCCCGATTCCATGTCGTTTCGCACGACGAGGAAGGGTGGGCAGTCAAACGCGAAGGCGAAACCACTCCAGTCTGTACGAGCGGTTCGCGAGACGAAGCCATAGAAGAAGCCAAACGCCTCGCGAAAGATGCTGGCACTATCGCCTACCTGCATGGAGACGATGGCCGGATTAAAGAACAATTGGAATATGGGAATGATTGA
- a CDS encoding ABC transporter ATP-binding protein gives MITVAGVDKTFHTKGKSAHILDDVSFHVNKGEIVTLLGKSGCGKSTLLNMVGGFLKPDTGSVLLDGAEVVRPTKRCVMLFQQRNLLPWRSVLKNVELGLEGEAIPSAEKKERVLEALKLVGLDQHQHQFPHELSGGMQQRVAIARAFAIQPDVILMDEPFAALDTFNRYNLQDELIRIQTQKKTTILLVTHDIDEAVYLSDRVLIMSSHPGKIYNELTINQGKPRDRTHGDFHYYRKKILEEFELSGAPTVPEYSI, from the coding sequence ATGATTACGGTAGCCGGGGTGGATAAGACGTTTCACACGAAGGGGAAGTCGGCTCATATTTTGGATGATGTCTCTTTTCATGTGAATAAAGGGGAAATTGTCACGTTGCTCGGGAAGAGTGGTTGTGGAAAAAGTACGCTTCTCAATATGGTGGGCGGATTTTTAAAGCCTGATACGGGCTCGGTCCTGTTGGATGGAGCAGAAGTAGTCCGCCCAACGAAACGTTGTGTGATGTTATTTCAACAACGAAATCTCCTACCGTGGCGGTCTGTTTTGAAGAATGTGGAGCTTGGGTTGGAAGGGGAAGCGATTCCGTCCGCTGAGAAGAAAGAGCGAGTCTTGGAAGCACTGAAATTAGTCGGACTGGATCAGCATCAACACCAATTCCCTCATGAATTGTCCGGGGGAATGCAGCAGCGGGTCGCGATTGCCCGGGCATTTGCAATTCAGCCGGATGTCATTTTGATGGATGAACCGTTTGCGGCACTGGATACATTCAACCGCTATAATTTGCAAGATGAGTTGATTCGCATCCAGACGCAGAAGAAGACTACGATTTTACTAGTGACGCATGATATTGATGAAGCGGTCTATTTATCCGACCGGGTGCTGATCATGAGTTCGCACCCCGGCAAAATTTATAACGAATTGACGATCAATCAAGGAAAACCGCGGGATCGTACGCATGGCGATTTCCATTATTACCGTAAAAAAATATTAGAGGAGTTCGAATTGAGCGGGGCACCAACAGTCCCTGAATATTCGATTTAA
- a CDS encoding ABC transporter ATP-binding protein — MKDPLLEVRSLTTTFRTDRGVVKAVDDISFTIQRGQILGIVGESGSGKSITSQSILRLVGNRKSESVTGQVLFEGQDLLQLKERQMQQIRGKEISLIAQDPMTSLNPVYTVGNQIAEVPFIHEKMSKKSAWKKAVEMIARVGIPSPGIRAAQYPHQFSGGMRQRGVIAMALAGNPKLLIADEPTTALDVTIQAQVLELIRDLRDETGAGVILITHDLGVVAEVCDEVAVMYAGKIVEKASVAELFANPKHPYTKGLLASLPKLGDRARLKPIHGQPPNLHNLPSGCSFADRCPYVMETCRMVRPELREDEQEHQVACYLYEKEVEHANT; from the coding sequence ATGAAGGATCCATTACTGGAAGTGAGATCGTTGACCACTACATTTCGGACAGATAGAGGAGTGGTAAAGGCTGTAGATGATATTTCTTTTACGATCCAGCGAGGGCAAATTCTTGGCATTGTCGGGGAGTCTGGCTCTGGGAAAAGTATTACCTCCCAATCGATCTTGCGTTTAGTCGGAAATCGAAAAAGTGAAAGTGTCACAGGGCAAGTTCTATTCGAAGGGCAAGACTTGTTACAGTTAAAAGAAAGGCAAATGCAGCAAATCCGTGGGAAGGAGATAAGTTTGATCGCCCAGGATCCGATGACTTCTCTGAATCCCGTTTATACTGTGGGTAATCAAATTGCGGAAGTTCCTTTTATTCATGAAAAGATGTCTAAAAAAAGTGCTTGGAAAAAGGCGGTAGAGATGATTGCACGCGTCGGAATCCCTTCCCCAGGAATTAGGGCCGCTCAATACCCTCACCAATTCAGCGGTGGAATGAGGCAACGGGGTGTCATCGCCATGGCCTTGGCAGGAAATCCGAAACTATTGATTGCGGATGAACCAACGACGGCTCTGGACGTCACGATTCAAGCACAAGTGTTAGAACTGATTCGGGATTTGCGGGATGAAACCGGAGCAGGGGTTATTTTGATCACCCATGATTTAGGTGTGGTGGCGGAAGTTTGCGATGAAGTTGCGGTGATGTATGCGGGAAAAATTGTAGAGAAAGCATCGGTTGCAGAGTTATTTGCAAATCCAAAACACCCCTATACAAAAGGACTACTCGCATCGTTGCCGAAACTCGGTGATCGAGCACGGTTGAAGCCGATACACGGACAACCTCCCAATCTACATAATTTGCCGAGTGGTTGTTCATTTGCCGATCGTTGTCCATATGTTATGGAGACATGCCGAATGGTACGTCCAGAATTACGGGAAGATGAACAGGAACATCAAGTCGCATGTTACCTATATGAAAAGGAGGTAGAACATGCAAACACCTAA
- a CDS encoding amidohydrolase yields MLFIQNALFYIGTGKKLVGHMEVIDGKISRIGKEISPTSTAKILDAKGKIITPGLIDVHTHLGINQEGVGQAGHDFNEASSEVTPQVNVIDAINMKDQGIEDARRSGVTTVQIMPGSANVIGGEMVVIKTAGSIVDDCIVRNPSGLKAAVGENPKKHHNNRVQTRMGIAARIREKLVEAQYYMEQRQKGKCRPDLGLENIAKVLRKEIPLRVHAHRADDISTVLRIQKEFDIEITIEHCTEGHHIADLLAKRNIQVSVGPTMSTRPKLELAEQGWNTLTALEKAGVSISLTTDHPVISIEHLMTSAILANKNGLTEQQALQAITLNAAHHLNLAYRIGSLEQGKDADFVIWNGDPFDLRTSVAATFIDGKPVYEKND; encoded by the coding sequence ATGTTGTTCATTCAAAATGCCTTGTTTTATATAGGAACGGGAAAAAAACTAGTAGGACATATGGAAGTTATTGATGGGAAAATCAGCCGGATTGGAAAAGAGATTTCCCCCACTTCAACTGCGAAAATACTAGATGCAAAAGGAAAAATCATTACACCCGGACTGATTGATGTACATACCCATCTTGGTATCAATCAAGAAGGCGTCGGACAGGCTGGACATGATTTTAATGAAGCCAGTTCTGAAGTGACTCCCCAAGTAAATGTGATAGATGCCATAAATATGAAGGACCAAGGCATTGAAGACGCCCGCCGTTCGGGAGTGACAACAGTCCAAATCATGCCCGGGAGTGCAAATGTGATAGGAGGCGAAATGGTCGTCATTAAAACAGCAGGGTCGATTGTCGATGATTGCATCGTACGAAACCCTTCGGGATTAAAAGCAGCAGTGGGCGAAAACCCAAAAAAGCATCATAACAATCGAGTGCAAACGAGGATGGGCATTGCCGCAAGAATACGGGAAAAATTAGTGGAAGCCCAATATTATATGGAACAACGGCAAAAGGGAAAGTGTAGACCTGATTTGGGATTGGAGAATATTGCAAAGGTCCTTCGTAAGGAAATCCCTCTCCGTGTCCACGCACACCGGGCCGATGACATATCTACCGTACTCCGAATACAGAAAGAATTTGATATAGAGATTACAATCGAACATTGCACGGAAGGACATCATATTGCAGATTTACTAGCCAAACGGAACATACAGGTCTCGGTAGGACCTACAATGTCCACACGACCAAAGTTAGAACTCGCGGAACAAGGATGGAATACACTTACCGCATTAGAAAAAGCGGGCGTATCAATATCCTTGACAACAGACCACCCCGTAATCAGCATTGAACATTTGATGACTAGTGCAATTTTAGCGAATAAAAATGGGTTAACTGAACAACAGGCCCTCCAAGCCATCACCTTAAACGCAGCCCATCATTTAAATCTTGCCTACCGCATCGGCTCACTTGAACAAGGCAAAGATGCGGATTTTGTCATATGGAATGGAGATCCCTTTGACCTTCGCACTTCCGTAGCGGCAACTTTTATTGACGGCAAGCCGGTGTATGAAAAGAATGATTGA
- a CDS encoding ABC transporter permease encodes MLSYILRRLLIAIPVLFGISIIAFFMVRLVPGDTVTAMLGTNYNEAQAEILRQKYGLDQSIFIQYGIWIMSLFKGDLGISSFTNEPVMDLIIGRLPVTLELTIISILFALLIAIPLGTFAALKRNTPVDYGASFFGMFGISVPNFWLGTLMILLFSLHLSWLPSSGFVPISDGVWTNLKTMLMPGIALGTSVGAVTMRMTRSSMLEVLGEEYMKMAKAKGVNRSRLIWKHGLRNALVPVITVLGIQAGYLLGGSIIIEQIFSLPGIGQLALQAISNRDYSLLQGTILFIASAFVLINLAVDIIYAMINPRIRYS; translated from the coding sequence TTGCTTTCATATATTTTACGCCGCTTGCTTATTGCCATTCCTGTACTATTCGGTATATCCATCATTGCCTTTTTCATGGTACGGCTTGTTCCGGGCGACACGGTGACGGCGATGCTGGGAACAAATTACAATGAGGCACAAGCGGAAATTTTAAGACAGAAATACGGTTTGGATCAATCCATTTTTATTCAATATGGCATTTGGATCATGAGTCTGTTTAAAGGAGACCTGGGGATTTCTTCCTTCACAAATGAGCCGGTTATGGATCTTATCATCGGTAGGCTGCCGGTGACATTGGAATTGACCATCATCAGTATTCTCTTTGCTTTGCTTATTGCCATTCCTTTGGGGACATTCGCCGCACTCAAAAGAAATACACCGGTTGATTACGGCGCTAGTTTTTTTGGAATGTTTGGCATTTCTGTACCTAATTTTTGGCTGGGGACGTTGATGATACTTTTGTTTTCTCTCCATCTAAGCTGGTTGCCGTCCAGTGGATTTGTACCAATTTCGGATGGAGTGTGGACGAATCTGAAAACCATGTTGATGCCAGGAATCGCGTTAGGTACTTCGGTAGGGGCGGTGACAATGAGAATGACCCGGTCCTCTATGTTGGAAGTGTTGGGTGAGGAATATATGAAAATGGCAAAAGCCAAAGGAGTCAACCGTTCCCGGCTAATTTGGAAACATGGATTGCGTAACGCATTGGTTCCCGTCATCACCGTTTTAGGAATCCAAGCGGGCTATCTTCTGGGAGGTTCAATCATCATAGAGCAGATATTTTCTTTGCCAGGAATCGGGCAATTGGCCTTGCAAGCCATTTCCAACCGGGATTATAGCCTGCTGCAAGGCACGATATTATTTATCGCAAGCGCATTTGTGCTAATCAATTTAGCGGTGGATATCATCTATGCCATGATCAATCCTAGAATTCGGTACAGTTAG
- a CDS encoding DUF1028 domain-containing protein, with product MTYSIIARCPNTGNFGAAIASYFPAVGAHSPAIQANVGIIATQGWVNPSLGIKGMRHLREGQTANETLNTLLHGDAGRELRQLAILDRFGNSAVYTGIENDEVKGHIIGKQYAILGNLLESREVLEGMEHAFESTAGRLEEKLLAALLEGDRLGGDRRGKQSAILKVEAIEGYPYVDFRVDDAEEPVLELEKIYRKNKHVLIDRYDEWIETIEAGIRLT from the coding sequence ATGACATATTCAATTATTGCTAGATGTCCGAATACCGGAAACTTCGGAGCTGCCATCGCATCTTATTTTCCAGCAGTCGGGGCCCATTCCCCTGCAATTCAAGCGAATGTCGGGATTATTGCAACACAAGGTTGGGTCAACCCATCCCTTGGTATAAAAGGAATGCGCCATTTACGTGAAGGACAAACGGCCAATGAAACATTGAATACTTTACTGCATGGCGATGCAGGCAGAGAGTTGAGACAATTGGCCATATTAGATCGTTTTGGAAACAGCGCAGTCTATACTGGAATCGAAAACGATGAAGTAAAGGGACATATTATTGGAAAGCAATACGCCATTTTAGGTAACCTATTAGAAAGTAGGGAAGTACTAGAAGGAATGGAACACGCTTTCGAGTCGACCGCAGGGAGATTGGAAGAGAAATTATTGGCGGCCTTGCTTGAAGGGGATAGATTAGGTGGCGATCGGCGAGGGAAACAATCAGCCATTCTTAAAGTCGAGGCGATTGAAGGGTATCCCTATGTTGACTTTCGAGTGGATGATGCGGAAGAACCAGTTTTGGAATTGGAGAAGATTTATAGAAAAAACAAGCATGTGCTGATTGATCGCTATGATGAATGGATTGAAACAATTGAAGCGGGCATTCGCCTGACTTAA
- a CDS encoding ABC transporter substrate-binding protein, with the protein MKKLASILGLVFLVVLAGCSGSKETSPSQDENVKTGVEGEPKSMGEPIAGGELTIVDLNDAQGLDPHSETNAQSMHYIENMYNTLFKYKEGTYGEIEGDLVEDYEISEDGKLYTLKLHKGVKFHNGDDLTSEDVKYSIERIVEQLVRAPQFEAVESIEMPDEYTVVIHLEKPVAPFLTFLAYPMNAIVNKTVVEENGGSLDNADAGSGPFKLVHWKKDQEMVLERFEDYFKEGFPYLDKVVWKSVPDETSRTTAIRNKEIDIILQLSPKDIQLLSKADGLTVEPVTGTYWEYIGLNVAEGPLKEKEVRQAIATAIDREAMNATVKFGQATILTGGPIPPGHWAYGELDAYPKQDIEKAKSLLKEAGYENGFDITLKVGQNKAQVDAAQVVKQQLQPLGINVEILQQEDSIFFDALGKKDFEMSIVGWVGFVDPDEFLYNIFHTDEVWNQQGYSNPEVDQLLEEGRATADQAERFEIYKEAQSIIVDEAPMVFLYANQHASAIRDGVNGFDVNPTVTTKSLESTWIDR; encoded by the coding sequence ATGAAAAAGCTTGCTAGTATTCTCGGTTTAGTTTTTTTAGTAGTGCTTGCCGGATGTTCCGGCAGCAAGGAGACCTCTCCGTCGCAAGATGAAAATGTGAAAACCGGGGTGGAAGGTGAACCAAAATCAATGGGTGAACCGATAGCCGGTGGGGAGTTGACGATTGTCGATTTAAATGACGCGCAAGGGTTGGATCCGCATAGTGAGACAAATGCCCAATCGATGCACTACATTGAAAACATGTACAATACTCTCTTTAAATACAAAGAAGGTACGTACGGAGAGATTGAAGGGGATTTAGTAGAAGACTATGAGATATCCGAAGATGGAAAATTATATACACTTAAGCTGCATAAGGGTGTGAAATTCCACAATGGAGATGACCTGACTTCAGAGGATGTTAAATATTCCATTGAACGTATCGTGGAACAGCTCGTACGGGCACCTCAATTTGAAGCGGTCGAATCGATTGAAATGCCGGATGAATATACGGTTGTTATCCACCTGGAAAAACCGGTAGCTCCATTCTTAACATTTTTGGCGTATCCAATGAATGCTATTGTTAATAAGACTGTGGTAGAGGAAAACGGTGGTAGTTTGGATAATGCGGATGCGGGAAGCGGTCCGTTTAAATTAGTGCATTGGAAAAAAGATCAAGAGATGGTGTTGGAAAGATTTGAGGATTATTTCAAGGAAGGCTTTCCATATTTAGATAAAGTCGTATGGAAATCGGTGCCAGATGAAACATCCAGAACGACTGCGATCCGAAATAAAGAGATCGACATTATCCTTCAATTGTCACCTAAAGACATTCAACTTTTATCTAAAGCGGATGGGCTAACTGTAGAACCTGTAACGGGAACATACTGGGAATACATCGGTCTGAATGTAGCAGAAGGTCCTCTGAAAGAGAAGGAAGTACGACAAGCTATTGCTACGGCGATTGACAGGGAAGCTATGAACGCAACTGTAAAATTTGGTCAGGCTACCATTTTGACAGGTGGACCGATTCCTCCGGGCCACTGGGCATATGGTGAATTGGACGCATATCCGAAACAGGATATTGAAAAAGCGAAGTCTTTATTAAAAGAAGCCGGTTATGAAAATGGTTTTGATATTACATTGAAAGTGGGTCAGAACAAGGCCCAGGTTGATGCGGCTCAAGTGGTGAAACAACAATTGCAGCCATTGGGCATCAATGTCGAGATTCTTCAACAAGAAGATAGCATATTCTTTGACGCTTTAGGTAAGAAAGATTTTGAAATGTCCATTGTCGGATGGGTCGGTTTCGTAGATCCAGATGAATTCTTATACAACATATTCCACACGGATGAAGTTTGGAATCAGCAAGGCTATTCCAATCCGGAAGTGGATCAATTGCTGGAAGAGGGAAGAGCGACAGCTGATCAAGCGGAGCGTTTCGAAATTTACAAGGAAGCTCAATCCATCATTGTAGATGAGGCACCCATGGTCTTCTTATATGCAAACCAGCATGCTTCTGCTATTCGGGACGGGGTGAATGGATTCGATGTGAATCCGACGGTTACCACGAAATCATTGGAAAGCACGTGGATTGACCGATAA
- a CDS encoding helix-turn-helix domain-containing protein, whose protein sequence is MTHTMDTNLYEILTSATTKIMKAVGQAEFVESILQQMIDAIPQLDSGFLLIYSEKTQKLIVKHAVGYVEENYRKTQLIPGEGISGQVFATGHPLFLTSRESVMSTMRTMSPANLSHYIKSTIQAEYPHQTIAIPLLDERGSVGVLTMSGHDEKSRYPSSFMKILHSFTPVITLAYRHHMLSNREAHLENELVLATTALRKEHDQQQKTADLYNELTMLSNQNKGIQKMVQALQQYIEAPIALYDDLFNLIADVEMVPTDLPSGMISTREVQYVITMKKWQVYDKKDGTSIIIIPIVGSNSVIGFLLTYIEKEKFHHVNRMLLEYGSSLLSLEMMKQQSIREAQQMIYGEIFEKILLGIHDGQLEEQANNLGLHPKDYYVALICSEMESAPYRDSRFEREKWMKWIEEMLIFYHIKGIVTQRGNQVIAFLSFPKDGGKVKARQQVTQLTKHMNEVTWPVYIGLGNVYEGFHEIRKSYRDAEKSITLLMKRKKGQVHQFSNGGIDRILLDLESSELEVFLSDHLGPLVDNQNVDLIETLLAYVQHNKNLKNVTESLVIHQNTLYYRLKRIEEILEISLADPAQWFDIQLACKIYDYLRL, encoded by the coding sequence ATGACACATACGATGGATACGAATTTATACGAAATTCTTACCTCAGCTACCACGAAAATTATGAAGGCGGTGGGGCAGGCTGAATTTGTTGAGAGCATTCTGCAACAAATGATCGATGCCATTCCTCAATTGGATTCGGGATTTCTATTAATTTACAGTGAAAAGACACAGAAGCTCATCGTCAAGCATGCCGTCGGATATGTCGAAGAAAATTATCGGAAGACGCAGCTGATTCCGGGTGAAGGAATTTCCGGTCAGGTGTTTGCTACAGGGCATCCGCTTTTTTTAACGTCCCGGGAGTCCGTTATGAGTACCATGCGTACAATGAGTCCTGCCAATTTATCACATTATATCAAGTCTACGATTCAAGCGGAGTATCCTCATCAAACCATTGCCATTCCATTACTGGATGAACGTGGTTCTGTAGGGGTTCTGACTATGAGTGGGCATGATGAGAAGAGCCGGTATCCATCTAGTTTCATGAAAATCCTACATTCATTCACTCCTGTCATCACCTTGGCATATCGGCACCATATGTTGTCAAACAGAGAGGCACATTTGGAAAATGAGCTAGTGCTCGCAACTACCGCCTTACGTAAAGAGCATGATCAACAACAGAAAACGGCGGATTTGTATAATGAATTAACGATGTTAAGCAATCAAAATAAAGGGATTCAAAAAATGGTACAGGCGCTTCAGCAATACATAGAAGCGCCCATTGCCCTCTATGATGATCTTTTTAATCTGATAGCGGATGTTGAAATGGTGCCGACTGATCTTCCATCCGGCATGATATCCACTAGGGAAGTACAATATGTAATCACTATGAAAAAGTGGCAAGTCTATGATAAGAAAGACGGAACCTCAATCATCATTATTCCGATAGTAGGATCCAACTCGGTTATAGGTTTTTTATTAACGTACATAGAAAAAGAGAAATTTCACCATGTAAATCGTATGTTGTTGGAATACGGCTCATCTTTGTTGTCATTGGAAATGATGAAGCAGCAATCCATTCGAGAAGCCCAACAAATGATTTACGGTGAAATATTTGAAAAGATATTACTAGGGATACATGATGGGCAGTTAGAAGAACAAGCGAACAACTTGGGTCTACATCCGAAAGATTATTATGTTGCTTTAATTTGCAGCGAAATGGAAAGTGCTCCTTATCGGGATTCTCGATTTGAGAGAGAGAAGTGGATGAAGTGGATTGAAGAAATGCTTATCTTTTATCATATAAAAGGTATTGTGACACAACGGGGAAACCAAGTCATCGCCTTTCTCTCCTTCCCTAAAGATGGAGGAAAAGTGAAAGCTCGCCAACAGGTGACACAATTGACTAAGCACATGAATGAGGTTACATGGCCTGTATATATCGGTTTAGGAAACGTGTATGAGGGCTTTCATGAGATTCGCAAATCTTATAGGGATGCTGAAAAAAGCATAACTTTGTTAATGAAACGAAAAAAGGGTCAGGTCCATCAGTTTTCGAATGGGGGCATAGACCGAATTTTGCTCGACTTGGAAAGCAGCGAATTGGAAGTGTTTTTGTCTGACCACTTAGGTCCGTTGGTTGACAATCAAAACGTCGATTTAATAGAGACGTTGCTTGCTTATGTGCAGCATAATAAAAACTTGAAAAACGTTACGGAGTCATTGGTAATACACCAAAACACCCTATATTATCGACTGAAGCGCATCGAAGAGATTCTAGAAATCTCTTTAGCAGATCCCGCCCAATGGTTCGATATTCAATTGGCTTGTAAAATCTATGACTATCTACGTCTTTGA
- a CDS encoding ABC transporter ATP-binding protein, translating into MQTPNQELVRVDNLSKHFSLGSTFSSKKKQIIRAVDNLSFSIQKGETFGVVGESGCGKSTTGRLLLRLMEATAGSIYFEGEDLTSFTKEQLRTKRKDFQMIFQDPYASLNPRMTVEELISEPLVTYRVPNRKKRVLELIDAVGISKDYLTRYPHEFSGGQRQRIGIARSLALNPKFIIADEPVAALDVSIQAQIINLMKDLQDEYKLTYLFIAHDLSVVEYISDRIAVMYLGSIVELAASETLYEKPLHPYTQALISAIPVPDPTVKRKNIRLSGDIPSPMNPPVGCKFHTRCPLAKDICKQAVPRLKEVEPDHFVACHVVEENVE; encoded by the coding sequence ATGCAAACACCTAATCAAGAGCTAGTTCGTGTGGACAACCTATCGAAACACTTTTCATTGGGAAGTACTTTTTCGAGTAAGAAAAAGCAAATCATTCGAGCGGTCGATAATCTTTCTTTTTCCATTCAGAAGGGGGAGACGTTTGGGGTTGTAGGAGAGTCAGGATGTGGAAAGTCCACGACGGGCCGACTCCTCTTGCGGCTCATGGAAGCGACGGCCGGTTCTATTTACTTTGAAGGAGAGGACCTGACGAGTTTTACAAAGGAGCAACTCCGTACAAAACGAAAAGACTTTCAAATGATATTTCAAGATCCTTATGCTTCCTTAAATCCTAGGATGACGGTGGAAGAATTGATTAGCGAACCCTTGGTGACCTATAGAGTTCCAAACAGAAAAAAACGGGTGTTAGAACTCATTGATGCGGTAGGCATTTCAAAAGATTATTTAACCCGCTATCCTCATGAATTTTCTGGAGGTCAGCGGCAACGGATTGGGATTGCACGTTCGTTAGCCTTAAATCCTAAATTTATTATTGCGGATGAACCTGTCGCGGCCTTGGATGTCTCTATCCAGGCCCAAATTATTAACTTGATGAAAGATTTACAGGATGAGTACAAGCTAACCTATTTATTCATCGCGCATGATTTAAGCGTGGTCGAATATATTAGCGATCGTATCGCTGTCATGTATTTGGGAAGCATTGTTGAGTTGGCAGCTAGCGAAACGTTGTATGAGAAGCCGTTGCATCCATACACGCAAGCGTTAATATCGGCTATCCCGGTTCCAGATCCCACTGTAAAGAGGAAGAATATTAGATTGAGCGGGGACATTCCAAGCCCCATGAATCCACCCGTGGGCTGTAAGTTTCATACACGCTGTCCATTAGCAAAAGACATTTGTAAACAAGCGGTCCCCCGATTAAAAGAGGTTGAACCGGATCATTTTGTGGCATGTCACGTAGTAGAGGAGAATGTAGAATGA
- a CDS encoding ABC transporter substrate-binding protein, giving the protein MRKLSLLLLVLLLAFTTACGQTKEESASEGGKTTLKIGYLPITHAGPLYMEAHVHDEQFEGQDVEMVKFGSWPDLMDALNTGRIDGASVLVELAMMAKEQGIDLKAVALGHKDGNVLVTSNDIQETADLEGATYAIPHKFSSHNILLNEMLKKDGMTYEDVNVVEMAPAEMPAALSENRIAGYVVAEPFGAQAVVLDKGKVHYHSEEIWPESYCCVLVLRNDTIQKDGETVQAFVDQYVKGGELANQKDDAVYESFGEFMKVDKEVLELSLEWISYDDLRIEESEYDKLSGFMVEMGLTENPPAYEEFVDNTFIDKVK; this is encoded by the coding sequence ATGAGAAAACTATCCTTATTGCTGCTAGTCTTGCTATTGGCATTCACAACGGCATGCGGCCAGACGAAAGAAGAATCGGCCAGCGAAGGCGGGAAGACAACCTTGAAGATCGGGTATTTGCCAATCACCCACGCTGGCCCGCTTTATATGGAAGCGCATGTTCATGACGAACAGTTCGAGGGCCAGGATGTTGAAATGGTCAAATTCGGTTCTTGGCCGGATTTGATGGATGCACTTAATACGGGGCGGATTGATGGGGCTTCTGTCCTTGTAGAGCTCGCCATGATGGCTAAAGAACAAGGGATCGATCTAAAAGCGGTCGCGCTCGGCCATAAAGACGGAAACGTCCTTGTCACTTCCAATGATATTCAGGAAACCGCGGATTTGGAAGGAGCCACCTATGCCATCCCGCATAAATTTTCATCCCATAATATTTTATTGAATGAAATGCTGAAAAAAGACGGAATGACCTATGAAGACGTCAACGTCGTCGAAATGGCACCTGCCGAAATGCCGGCCGCCCTCTCGGAAAATCGGATTGCGGGCTATGTCGTAGCGGAGCCGTTCGGAGCGCAGGCTGTCGTGCTGGACAAAGGGAAAGTCCATTACCATTCTGAGGAGATTTGGCCAGAGTCGTACTGCTGTGTTCTAGTCTTACGCAATGACACAATCCAAAAGGATGGGGAGACAGTCCAAGCGTTTGTAGATCAATATGTTAAAGGCGGAGAGCTGGCGAATCAAAAAGACGATGCGGTCTATGAATCCTTCGGAGAGTTCATGAAAGTGGATAAAGAAGTTCTTGAATTATCTCTCGAATGGATCTCCTATGATGACCTGCGGATTGAAGAAAGCGAGTATGACAAATTGTCCGGGTTCATGGTGGAAATGGGCTTGACGGAAAATCCGCCGGCATATGAAGAGTTCG
- a CDS encoding ABC transporter permease → MGIIAVGFSLFFGTMIGIVAGYFGGKIDQILSRITDVLFAFPDILLALVIMAILGPSLTNLMIAIGIVYTPIFARIARGAVLNIRDSLYIEAARSMGVSSFQIMIRHILPNSLAPLIVQVTLSFAFAILAEAALSFLGLGVSPDTPSWGIMLSEAKDWMEISWWTAIFPGIAITLAVLSFNIMGDGLRDALDPRLRNER, encoded by the coding sequence GTGGGCATCATTGCGGTGGGATTTTCTTTGTTTTTCGGCACAATGATTGGAATTGTAGCAGGCTATTTTGGAGGGAAGATCGATCAAATTCTTTCCCGGATTACCGACGTATTATTTGCTTTTCCAGATATACTTCTGGCACTTGTTATCATGGCAATATTGGGACCGAGTTTAACCAACCTGATGATTGCCATTGGAATTGTCTACACTCCTATTTTTGCTCGAATTGCGCGAGGTGCCGTGTTGAATATCCGAGATTCTTTATACATCGAGGCTGCCCGGTCAATGGGAGTTAGCTCATTTCAAATTATGATTCGTCATATTCTTCCCAACTCGCTTGCTCCTTTAATCGTTCAAGTGACCCTCTCTTTCGCATTTGCCATATTGGCAGAGGCGGCTCTGAGTTTTTTAGGGTTGGGCGTTTCTCCAGATACCCCCTCTTGGGGAATTATGTTGAGTGAGGCGAAAGATTGGATGGAAATCTCATGGTGGACGGCTATTTTCCCGGGAATCGCAATTACGTTGGCAGTTCTCAGTTTTAATATTATGGGAGACGGCTTGCGTGATGCGCTTGATCCAAGGTTGCGAAATGAACGATAA